One Carboxydothermus pertinax genomic window carries:
- the rpoZ gene encoding DNA-directed RNA polymerase subunit omega, producing the protein MNQPSLDILMQKADSRYTLVVATAKRARQITAGEASKMKHVSNKAVTIALHEIGNDLITYQRIKSQNK; encoded by the coding sequence ATGAATCAACCTTCACTGGATATTTTAATGCAAAAGGCTGATAGCCGTTATACTTTAGTAGTGGCTACTGCTAAAAGGGCTAGACAAATTACCGCCGGGGAAGCGAGCAAGATGAAGCATGTTTCAAATAAAGCGGTGACTATTGCCTTGCATGAAATTGGCAATGATCTAATTACTTATCAGCGTATTAAGTCCCAAAATAAATAA
- the fmt gene encoding methionyl-tRNA formyltransferase, with the protein MRVVYMGTPEFAVKPLEKLAIQHEIVLVVTKPDTIAGRGKKLTSSPVKLFAKKHELKVIEPLRLTAEVAQEIASTKPDVIVVAAYGKLLPKEILALPPYGCLNIHASLLPFYRGAAPIERCLMAGEKETGVTIMYMNEGLDTGDIALQEKVSIEPEITGGELREILATLGADLILEALKQLEVGQLPRIPQDHRIATYAPPLKKEDEIINWYLPAEKIYNQIRALNPIPGGFTVFRGRKLKIWKAKIFQNKQVFTPGEIIFADRIKGLQVATGENILQILEVQPEGSRKMTWESFLNGYKPVKGETFSSLSWG; encoded by the coding sequence ATGCGGGTTGTTTACATGGGAACCCCGGAGTTTGCAGTAAAGCCTTTAGAAAAGCTAGCTATACAGCATGAAATAGTCCTGGTAGTTACTAAGCCGGATACTATAGCTGGAAGGGGAAAAAAGCTAACTTCCTCTCCGGTTAAACTTTTTGCAAAAAAGCACGAATTAAAAGTTATAGAACCTTTAAGGCTTACCGCTGAAGTAGCTCAGGAAATTGCCAGTACAAAACCGGACGTTATTGTTGTTGCAGCCTATGGAAAGCTTTTGCCTAAAGAGATTTTGGCACTTCCTCCCTATGGTTGCTTAAATATTCATGCCTCCCTTCTTCCTTTTTACCGGGGTGCGGCACCTATTGAAAGATGCTTAATGGCTGGAGAAAAAGAGACAGGAGTTACTATAATGTATATGAATGAAGGGCTTGACACCGGTGATATTGCCTTACAGGAAAAAGTTTCAATTGAACCAGAAATCACCGGGGGAGAACTGCGGGAAATTCTAGCAACGTTAGGGGCGGACTTAATACTTGAAGCCTTAAAACAACTAGAGGTGGGACAGCTTCCCCGCATACCTCAAGACCACCGAATTGCAACATATGCTCCGCCCCTTAAAAAAGAAGACGAAATCATCAACTGGTACTTACCAGCGGAAAAAATTTATAACCAGATACGAGCGTTAAACCCTATACCTGGTGGCTTTACGGTTTTTCGCGGCAGAAAGCTTAAAATTTGGAAAGCAAAAATTTTTCAAAACAAACAAGTTTTTACACCGGGCGAAATTATCTTTGCCGACCGGATAAAGGGACTTCAAGTTGCTACCGGTGAAAATATACTGCAAATCCTAGAAGTTCAGCCAGAAGGTAGTAGAAAAATGACCTGGGAAAGCTTTTTAAATGGCTACAAACCGGTAAAGGGCGAAACCTTTTCAAGTCTAAGTTGGGGATAA
- the gmk gene encoding guanylate kinase, with protein sequence MQKGMLLVVSGPSGAGKGTICQEIRKRNPNLFYSISATTREKRVGEIEGVHYYFIDRAKFEQMISNKEFLEWADVYGNYYGTPKKPVFEALARGQDVILEIDIKGARQVKKSYPEGIFVFILPPSIAILEERLRKRGTDREEIIAKRMKMAREEIANCDWYDYLILNDDIDAAVKSLEAVIIAEKLRPKRVNYKVLLEGGSLKR encoded by the coding sequence ATGCAGAAAGGAATGTTGTTGGTAGTTTCCGGGCCTTCTGGTGCAGGAAAAGGTACAATATGTCAGGAAATCCGGAAGAGAAATCCCAATCTTTTTTATTCCATTTCAGCAACTACCCGGGAAAAAAGAGTAGGAGAAATCGAGGGTGTCCATTATTATTTTATTGATCGTGCTAAATTTGAGCAAATGATTTCCAATAAAGAATTTTTGGAATGGGCAGATGTTTATGGCAATTATTACGGGACTCCCAAAAAACCAGTTTTTGAAGCATTAGCTCGGGGCCAGGACGTTATTCTGGAAATTGATATTAAAGGTGCAAGACAAGTAAAAAAGAGTTATCCCGAAGGGATTTTTGTTTTTATTTTACCTCCTTCTATAGCGATCCTTGAGGAAAGGTTACGTAAAAGAGGAACTGACCGCGAGGAAATTATTGCTAAACGGATGAAGATGGCTCGCGAGGAAATTGCTAATTGTGACTGGTATGATTATTTAATTTTAAATGATGATATTGACGCAGCTGTAAAAAGTTTAGAAGCGGTGATCATTGCAGAGAAATTAAGACCGAAAAGAGTTAATTATAAAGTTTTATTAGAAGGAGGGAGTTTAAAACGATGA
- a CDS encoding YicC/YloC family endoribonuclease, with translation MQSMTGYGRAESISEFGRILVELRGVNHKYLEINIKLPRRYFFLEEKIKKVVQAKVFRGKVDLFVTVEEALSKNVKLDVNLVYEYYNELKKIGEALGLNSEIEIEDLLMLPDIFKITEPEVDEELLWNYFLVPLNEALGKFVAMRWEEGSRLKEDLEVKISFIKNIVSELELRAPELPKEYREKLLKKLKDWGTIDIPEERILQEVLLYTDKVSIDEEITRLKSHLTAFLSVLNDPGPVGKKLDFIIQEMFRETNTIGSKANDLFISEKVVILKSELEKIREQVQNIE, from the coding sequence ATGCAAAGTATGACTGGGTATGGCCGAGCCGAAAGTATTTCCGAGTTTGGCCGCATTTTGGTAGAACTCAGGGGAGTAAACCATAAATATCTTGAAATAAATATTAAACTCCCCCGGCGTTATTTTTTTCTTGAAGAAAAAATCAAAAAAGTTGTTCAGGCTAAAGTTTTTAGAGGTAAGGTGGATCTTTTTGTCACAGTTGAAGAGGCATTAAGCAAAAATGTAAAGCTTGATGTGAATCTTGTTTATGAATATTATAACGAGTTAAAAAAAATTGGCGAAGCTCTGGGGCTAAATTCAGAAATTGAAATTGAGGATCTTTTAATGTTACCAGATATCTTTAAAATAACCGAACCGGAAGTTGACGAAGAGCTTCTCTGGAATTATTTTTTGGTTCCCTTAAATGAAGCTTTAGGGAAATTTGTAGCTATGCGTTGGGAAGAAGGTAGTCGTTTAAAAGAGGATTTAGAGGTAAAGATAAGTTTTATTAAAAACATAGTTTCCGAGTTAGAATTACGTGCCCCGGAACTTCCAAAAGAATATCGAGAAAAGCTTTTAAAAAAATTAAAGGACTGGGGGACAATTGATATTCCTGAAGAGAGGATATTACAGGAAGTACTTTTGTATACCGATAAAGTTAGTATTGACGAAGAGATTACCCGTTTAAAAAGCCACCTTACCGCTTTTCTGAGCGTTTTAAACGATCCGGGACCGGTTGGGAAAAAGCTGGATTTTATTATTCAAGAAATGTTTAGGGAAACCAATACAATTGGTTCCAAAGCTAATGACCTTTTTATATCGGAAAAAGTAGTAATTTTAAAAAGCGAGCTTGAAAAAATTAGAGAACAAGTTCAAAATATAGAGTAA
- a CDS encoding DUF116 domain-containing protein → MINFYKHKIFLKSFLKLDVKKDIQKFVALVNQATLKEGPFAPEKVLVLLPHCLQKADCLYKITYDMGNCRECQRCPIGILKAFARFKRLNIAVAAGGTAARRIVQKIKPEVVLAVACEWDLFLGINDISVPAVGLLNLRPKGPCFETLVELDKLYSYINQLVW, encoded by the coding sequence ATGATTAACTTTTATAAACACAAAATATTTCTAAAATCCTTTTTAAAACTTGATGTAAAAAAAGATATACAAAAATTTGTTGCTTTAGTAAATCAAGCGACTTTAAAAGAAGGGCCTTTTGCGCCGGAAAAAGTGTTGGTGTTGCTCCCCCATTGTTTACAGAAAGCTGATTGTCTTTATAAAATTACTTATGATATGGGAAATTGTCGGGAATGTCAACGTTGCCCTATAGGTATTTTAAAAGCTTTTGCCCGGTTTAAAAGGCTAAATATCGCTGTAGCTGCTGGAGGCACTGCGGCTAGACGCATTGTTCAGAAGATCAAACCCGAAGTAGTGCTTGCAGTTGCTTGCGAGTGGGATTTGTTTTTAGGTATTAATGATATTTCTGTACCGGCGGTTGGCCTTCTTAATCTTCGACCGAAAGGACCTTGCTTTGAAACATTGGTAGAATTGGATAAACTTTATTCTTATATAAACCAATTAGTTTGGTAG
- the priA gene encoding replication restart helicase PriA has protein sequence MATYAQVALLRPSRYLDLLYTYKIPYEANEISIGARVKINFNNRIEEGFIFSLSTENTYQGEVKPILEILPKDLWLTPELVELIKWVSEYYLCSITEALNLVSSPEKIYLPSEVLCAVVDEHRLKQKVEKSKCLKNDKALANLLKEKSGWLKNSVRVRKLIAEGLLTVIEKKLPAPPEIVLSDSQSSVYRRIVHDLGKDFVGLLHGVTGSGKTEIYLKLAGDVIKQGKQVLFLLPEIGITTQMVARVKKYFPDHTLVYHSRLNSREKFFVWHEVRQGKPVLVLGPRSAAFLPFIKLGLIILDEEHELSYKQEESPKYHVREVVYWRAKRLGVPLLLGTATPSLETYAAVLSGAIKYYRLEKRYQNRPSPKIFIVDMFKEAKEGNTGIISRTLNQKIEERLVKGEQVFLFLNRRGFAPTIMCRSCGYFYRCPDCDVAVTYHKEEKNFQCHYCGKKIVATRKCPVCQENSLDLYGYGTERVEEELQRLYQARILRVDYDTMKGKDSYEKIILAMKRKEVDILVGTQMLAKGFDFPDLTLVGVLNADQSLNLPDFRAGERSFNLLTQVAGRAGRGIVPGEVVIQTFNPENYVLKAVKDGNYQQYALKELFNRKLAGYPPFNKIFRIIIAGRDEQLILEGAKCFADLLKFNSERLKANIEIIGPASAPYYKLKRNYRYHILIKGNKGNIAREVLKNVVLEFKTTSFYSKLTLALDLSPQIFF, from the coding sequence ATGGCTACCTATGCCCAGGTTGCTTTATTGCGACCTTCCCGGTACTTGGACCTGCTTTATACCTATAAAATACCTTATGAAGCCAATGAAATTTCCATTGGGGCTAGGGTTAAAATAAATTTTAATAACCGTATTGAGGAAGGTTTTATCTTTTCGCTCTCAACAGAAAATACTTATCAAGGGGAAGTTAAACCTATTCTAGAAATTCTACCGAAAGATTTATGGCTTACCCCTGAATTAGTTGAGCTTATAAAATGGGTTTCCGAATATTATTTATGTTCGATAACGGAAGCATTAAATTTAGTATCTTCTCCAGAAAAAATCTACCTACCTTCTGAAGTATTATGTGCAGTGGTTGACGAACACCGTTTAAAACAAAAAGTTGAGAAAAGCAAGTGTTTAAAAAACGATAAAGCGCTCGCAAATTTACTAAAAGAAAAAAGTGGCTGGCTGAAAAACTCCGTTAGGGTACGAAAATTAATTGCTGAAGGATTGCTTACTGTCATAGAAAAGAAGTTACCTGCTCCACCAGAGATAGTGCTTTCGGATAGCCAAAGCAGTGTTTATCGGAGAATTGTTCACGATTTGGGAAAAGATTTTGTTGGGTTATTACACGGGGTTACGGGTAGCGGTAAAACGGAGATTTACTTAAAATTAGCCGGAGATGTTATTAAACAGGGAAAGCAAGTTTTGTTTTTACTGCCTGAAATTGGAATTACCACCCAAATGGTTGCGAGAGTAAAAAAATATTTCCCTGATCACACTTTAGTTTACCATAGCCGCTTAAATTCAAGGGAAAAGTTTTTTGTTTGGCATGAAGTGAGGCAAGGGAAACCGGTTTTGGTGCTAGGCCCCCGATCGGCTGCTTTTTTACCTTTTATAAAATTAGGACTGATTATCCTTGATGAGGAACACGAATTAAGTTATAAACAAGAAGAATCACCTAAATATCATGTGCGGGAAGTAGTGTACTGGCGGGCCAAAAGGTTAGGAGTACCGCTTTTGCTTGGAACAGCGACTCCATCCTTGGAAACATATGCAGCTGTTTTATCCGGGGCCATTAAATATTATCGTTTGGAAAAACGTTATCAAAATCGCCCCAGTCCTAAAATATTTATAGTTGATATGTTTAAAGAGGCCAAGGAAGGTAATACGGGAATTATCAGTAGAACTTTAAACCAAAAAATTGAAGAACGGCTAGTTAAAGGTGAACAGGTATTTTTATTTTTAAACCGTCGGGGTTTTGCTCCTACCATTATGTGTCGAAGTTGTGGCTATTTTTACCGATGCCCGGATTGTGATGTGGCAGTTACTTATCATAAGGAGGAAAAGAATTTTCAGTGTCATTATTGTGGTAAAAAAATTGTTGCCACCCGGAAATGTCCCGTTTGCCAAGAAAATTCTCTTGATTTGTACGGTTATGGAACGGAAAGGGTTGAAGAAGAATTACAGCGTTTGTATCAAGCTCGTATTTTAAGAGTAGATTATGATACAATGAAAGGTAAAGATAGTTATGAAAAAATAATTTTAGCGATGAAGAGAAAAGAAGTGGATATTTTAGTTGGAACGCAGATGCTTGCGAAAGGTTTCGACTTTCCCGATTTAACTCTAGTTGGGGTATTAAATGCCGATCAAAGCTTAAATTTACCGGATTTTCGTGCAGGAGAAAGAAGTTTTAATCTCCTAACCCAGGTAGCTGGAAGAGCCGGGAGGGGAATTGTTCCGGGAGAAGTGGTAATCCAAACCTTTAATCCGGAAAATTATGTTTTAAAAGCAGTAAAAGATGGTAATTATCAGCAATACGCGTTAAAAGAGCTCTTTAATCGAAAACTGGCGGGCTATCCCCCTTTTAACAAGATATTTAGGATAATTATTGCTGGAAGGGATGAGCAACTGATTTTAGAAGGGGCAAAATGTTTTGCAGATTTATTGAAATTTAACAGTGAACGATTAAAAGCCAATATCGAAATAATAGGGCCGGCATCAGCTCCCTATTATAAGTTAAAACGAAACTACCGTTATCATATTTTAATAAAGGGAAATAAAGGTAATATTGCCCGGGAGGTATTAAAGAATGTGGTTTTGGAGTTTAAAACCACAAGTTTTTACTCTAAATTAACTTTAGCCCTTGATTTAAGTCCACAAATCTTTTTTTAA
- a CDS encoding LL-diaminopimelate aminotransferase: MLEATRVRNLPPYLFARIEKLIAEKKEAGVDVISLGIGDPDQPTPQHIIEELYQAAQNPENHQYPSSVGMLSYRQAVASWYQRRFGVELNPKTEVVSLLGSKEGIAHISWCYVDPGDVVLVPDPGYPVYEGGTILAGGTTFKMPLDPKKGFLPDLESISEEVFRKAKLMFLNYPNNPTGAVANLEFFEKAVFFAKKYEVLICHDAAYSEITFDGYRAPSFLEVRGAKDVAIEFHSLSKTYNMTGWRIGWAVGNAKAIDALGRLKSNIDSGVFQAIQYAGIKALEGPQDVVGELCELYAKRRDLVIDTLNKLGWNLQKPKGTFYIWAPVPKGFTSASFAEYLIEKAGVVVTPGNGYGTAGEGYFRISLTLATERLIEALKRIEQHLGKVEF, translated from the coding sequence ATGCTAGAAGCAACACGAGTTAGAAATTTACCACCTTATTTATTTGCTCGTATTGAAAAATTAATTGCCGAAAAAAAAGAAGCGGGTGTTGATGTTATAAGCCTGGGAATTGGCGATCCTGATCAACCAACTCCTCAGCACATAATTGAAGAACTTTACCAGGCTGCCCAAAATCCTGAAAACCATCAATATCCTTCTTCAGTAGGAATGCTTTCCTATCGTCAGGCGGTAGCTTCCTGGTATCAAAGAAGATTTGGAGTGGAATTAAATCCTAAAACCGAAGTAGTATCGCTTTTAGGTTCCAAAGAGGGAATTGCTCATATTTCCTGGTGTTATGTTGATCCTGGGGATGTGGTCTTGGTTCCGGATCCAGGATATCCGGTATATGAGGGTGGTACTATATTAGCTGGTGGTACCACATTTAAAATGCCTTTAGACCCTAAAAAGGGGTTTTTACCTGATTTAGAAAGTATTTCGGAAGAGGTTTTCCGCAAAGCTAAATTAATGTTTTTAAACTATCCCAATAATCCTACCGGGGCAGTTGCCAATCTCGAGTTTTTTGAAAAAGCGGTTTTCTTTGCTAAAAAATATGAGGTGTTAATTTGCCATGATGCTGCGTATTCGGAAATTACTTTTGATGGTTATCGGGCACCAAGCTTTTTAGAAGTAAGAGGGGCGAAAGATGTAGCTATAGAATTTCATTCTCTGTCTAAAACATACAATATGACTGGCTGGCGGATTGGTTGGGCTGTAGGGAATGCTAAAGCGATTGATGCTTTGGGTCGGCTAAAGTCTAATATTGATTCCGGAGTATTTCAAGCTATTCAATATGCCGGTATTAAAGCTTTGGAAGGCCCCCAAGATGTGGTTGGCGAACTTTGTGAACTTTATGCCAAGAGACGGGATTTAGTAATTGACACCTTAAATAAATTGGGGTGGAATTTACAAAAACCAAAAGGTACTTTTTATATCTGGGCGCCAGTTCCCAAAGGATTTACCTCAGCTAGCTTTGCTGAATATTTAATTGAAAAAGCTGGAGTAGTGGTAACTCCCGGAAATGGTTATGGAACCGCCGGGGAAGGTTATTTTAGAATTTCTTTAACTCTAGCAACAGAAAGATTAATTGAAGCGTTAAAAAGAATAGAGCAACATTTAGGTAAAGTAGAATTTTAG
- the dapF gene encoding diaminopimelate epimerase codes for MEFLKMHGLGNDFVVVDEITNPSLANQSLPELGRKICDRRFGIGADGLVLLLPSSKADFRMRIINSDGSEAEMCGNAIRCVARYYVEKYKPTKRSLAVETLAGIIKPEVLENNLVRVDMGRPILKPQEIPVAVEEEPVNIPIEVLGQKFYFTAVSMGNPHAVIFVDSLAKIELEKIGPAIETHPLFPRKTNVEFVEIENSKKVKVLVWERGAGATLACGTGASAVVVAGRILGHLTEAVEVILPGGSLFINWNFGESVYMTGPAEIVFRGEYYL; via the coding sequence ATGGAGTTTTTGAAAATGCATGGTTTGGGCAATGATTTTGTGGTAGTGGATGAAATTACAAATCCTAGCTTAGCCAACCAAAGTCTCCCGGAATTAGGGCGAAAAATTTGTGACCGGCGTTTTGGAATTGGTGCTGATGGTTTAGTGTTGTTGCTTCCATCGTCTAAAGCTGATTTTAGGATGAGAATTATTAATTCCGATGGTAGCGAGGCGGAAATGTGTGGTAATGCTATCCGGTGTGTTGCCCGCTATTACGTTGAAAAATATAAGCCGACAAAAAGGAGTTTAGCTGTCGAGACTTTAGCCGGAATTATTAAACCTGAGGTTCTAGAAAATAACTTAGTGCGGGTAGACATGGGCCGACCAATTTTAAAACCACAAGAAATACCGGTTGCGGTAGAAGAAGAGCCGGTTAATATACCCATAGAAGTATTGGGGCAGAAGTTTTATTTTACTGCGGTATCGATGGGGAATCCCCATGCGGTGATTTTTGTTGATTCTTTGGCTAAAATAGAATTAGAAAAAATAGGCCCGGCAATTGAAACACATCCCTTATTCCCCCGTAAAACCAATGTAGAATTTGTGGAAATAGAAAATTCAAAAAAAGTTAAAGTCTTAGTATGGGAGCGCGGAGCTGGAGCAACTCTGGCTTGCGGGACAGGGGCTTCGGCAGTGGTGGTGGCTGGTCGAATTTTAGGTCATTTAACAGAAGCGGTAGAGGTAATATTGCCCGGTGGAAGTTTATTTATTAACTGGAACTTTGGTGAAAGTGTATATATGACTGGCCCGGCTGAGATAGTATTTCGGGGAGAATATTATTTATAA
- the coaBC gene encoding bifunctional phosphopantothenoylcysteine decarboxylase/phosphopantothenate--cysteine ligase CoaBC has product MASGKIILGITGGIAAYKTVELARGLTKKGYEVYPVLTAGAENFVTPLSLATVTGNKVLKETFTEEEPILHIKLTDEADLIIIAPATANIIGKIAAGIADDLLTTIVAAKNCPVLLCPAMNTRMYQNSIVQDNLNRLKGHGFFLLEPDSGNLACGHEGPGRLPEVQQIIAEVEKILSDKLLTGVKVLVTAGPTREYIDPVRFITNKSSGKMGFALAQAFRDLGAEVYLVSGPVSIKPPFGITYIPVETTEEMANKVEGLFEQVHIVVMAAAVADFRPKVTYQQKLPKENSTSIDFVKTKDILKSLGQRKGRKFLVGFAAQTHDLENYARQKLIEKNLDLIAANDVSRSDVGFDSEENELLVFTRDGRKIFFSRESKKIVAQKLAQLIGEMYLNKQNEKG; this is encoded by the coding sequence GTGGCTTCTGGCAAAATAATTTTGGGTATTACGGGGGGCATAGCCGCTTACAAAACGGTAGAGTTAGCCCGGGGATTAACTAAAAAAGGATATGAAGTGTATCCAGTATTAACTGCTGGCGCAGAAAATTTCGTAACTCCCCTTTCCCTGGCTACCGTTACTGGTAACAAAGTCTTAAAAGAAACCTTTACCGAAGAGGAACCAATTCTTCACATAAAACTAACCGATGAAGCTGACTTAATTATAATTGCTCCTGCTACAGCCAATATTATTGGTAAAATTGCCGCAGGGATTGCGGACGATTTATTAACTACTATTGTTGCTGCCAAAAATTGTCCGGTTTTGCTTTGTCCTGCTATGAATACGCGAATGTACCAAAATTCGATTGTGCAGGATAATCTAAACCGCTTAAAAGGACATGGTTTTTTTCTTTTAGAGCCAGATTCAGGGAATCTGGCTTGCGGTCATGAAGGCCCGGGGAGACTTCCAGAGGTGCAGCAAATTATTGCAGAGGTAGAAAAAATTCTAAGCGATAAATTGTTGACAGGAGTAAAGGTGCTGGTTACTGCTGGGCCGACACGAGAATATATTGATCCGGTAAGATTTATTACAAACAAAAGTTCTGGAAAAATGGGCTTTGCCCTTGCCCAAGCTTTTAGGGATTTAGGGGCCGAAGTATATTTGGTTTCTGGGCCTGTTAGCATAAAGCCGCCTTTTGGAATTACCTATATTCCTGTGGAAACTACGGAGGAAATGGCAAATAAGGTCGAGGGACTTTTTGAACAAGTTCATATTGTCGTTATGGCAGCAGCAGTGGCTGATTTTAGGCCTAAAGTTACCTACCAACAAAAATTACCCAAGGAAAATTCTACATCTATTGACTTTGTCAAAACCAAAGATATTTTAAAATCTTTGGGGCAACGGAAAGGACGAAAGTTTTTAGTAGGCTTTGCTGCCCAAACTCATGATCTTGAAAATTATGCTAGACAAAAACTTATTGAAAAAAATTTAGATTTAATTGCTGCCAATGATGTTTCAAGATCTGATGTGGGCTTTGATTCCGAGGAAAATGAATTATTGGTATTTACCAGAGATGGAAGAAAAATATTTTTTTCCCGCGAAAGTAAAAAGATTGTTGCCCAAAAACTTGCCCAATTAATTGGTGAAATGTACCTAAATAAACAAAACGAAAAAGGTTAA
- the remA gene encoding extracellular matrix/biofilm regulator RemA, whose translation MEIKFINIGFGNIVSANRIISIVSPESAPIKRIISEARDKGMLIDATYGRRTRAVIIMDSDHVILSAVQPETVAHRLTNKESQEENF comes from the coding sequence GTGGAAATTAAGTTTATTAACATTGGATTTGGTAATATAGTATCGGCTAATCGCATCATTTCTATAGTAAGTCCAGAATCGGCTCCCATAAAACGGATAATTTCCGAAGCTAGGGACAAGGGAATGTTAATCGATGCAACTTATGGCCGCAGAACCCGGGCGGTTATTATAATGGATAGTGACCATGTGATTTTATCGGCAGTCCAGCCGGAAACGGTTGCTCATCGACTCACCAACAAAGAAAGTCAAGAGGAAAACTTTTAA
- a CDS encoding pyridoxal phosphate-dependent aminotransferase has product MFSERAKLIGESPTLAIDKKAKELINKGEKVINFGVGEPDFDTPEYIKEAAINALKQGKTKYTPVGGISELREKIAEYVTKRTGLKYEEKEVVVTCGAKHGLYNIFQILLNPGDEVLIPVPYWVSYVEQVKLAGGIPVFVPTEENFKLRPDKLKDFFTPKTKAIILNSPSNPTGVVYSFAELKKIGQVIKNTDIYVIADEIYERIYFNAKPESFVTANPELKEKTFIVNGFSKSHSMTGWRLGYVATASNYASKLIELQSHQTSNPTSFAQWGALAALNAEDEKVEQMVKEFKKRRDYVLARLQELNLKVIKPEGAFYIFPQIDQYFGKKHLGRMINSSTDFAQIMLEYYMVAMVPGIAFGDDRFVRLSYALSLEDIKEGLDRLAKFLTNLE; this is encoded by the coding sequence ATGTTTTCAGAGCGCGCCAAACTAATTGGGGAGTCTCCAACTTTAGCAATTGATAAAAAGGCAAAAGAGCTTATAAATAAAGGGGAAAAAGTGATAAATTTTGGGGTTGGGGAGCCTGATTTCGATACACCGGAATATATAAAAGAGGCGGCAATTAATGCCTTAAAACAGGGGAAAACTAAGTATACTCCGGTGGGAGGGATTTCAGAGCTTAGGGAAAAAATAGCTGAATATGTGACCAAGCGAACCGGTTTAAAATATGAAGAAAAAGAAGTAGTGGTAACTTGTGGCGCCAAACATGGTCTTTATAATATTTTTCAAATTCTTTTAAACCCTGGGGATGAAGTTTTAATTCCCGTTCCCTACTGGGTAAGTTATGTTGAACAGGTAAAATTGGCGGGTGGAATCCCGGTTTTCGTTCCTACAGAAGAAAACTTTAAACTTAGACCAGATAAGTTAAAGGATTTTTTTACTCCAAAGACCAAGGCAATTATTTTAAATTCTCCTTCAAATCCTACGGGAGTTGTTTATTCTTTTGCTGAGTTAAAGAAAATTGGGCAGGTTATAAAAAACACGGATATATATGTCATTGCCGATGAAATTTATGAGCGAATTTATTTTAACGCAAAGCCAGAAAGTTTTGTAACTGCTAATCCAGAGTTAAAAGAAAAGACCTTTATTGTCAATGGTTTTTCCAAAAGCCACAGCATGACTGGTTGGCGTTTGGGTTATGTGGCTACTGCAAGTAATTATGCTTCTAAACTAATTGAGTTACAAAGTCACCAGACTTCTAATCCTACTTCTTTTGCCCAGTGGGGGGCGTTAGCTGCCTTAAATGCTGAAGATGAAAAGGTAGAACAGATGGTTAAAGAATTTAAAAAACGCCGGGATTATGTATTAGCTAGACTCCAGGAATTAAATCTCAAAGTTATTAAACCGGAAGGTGCTTTTTACATCTTTCCTCAAATAGACCAATATTTTGGGAAAAAACATTTAGGGCGGATGATAAATTCTAGTACCGATTTTGCCCAAATTATGTTAGAGTATTACATGGTAGCTATGGTTCCGGGAATTGCCTTTGGGGATGACCGTTTTGTCCGCCTATCCTATGCTTTGAGTCTAGAAGATATAAAAGAAGGATTAGACCGCTTGGCAAAATTTCTTACAAATTTAGAGTAG
- the def gene encoding peptide deformylase, translating into MAVYKVVEIGDPVLKEIAKPIKEITPNVIKLLENMADTMYAYDGVGLAAPQIGVSKRAIVVDVGEGLIELINPEIVAFSGEEKDVEGCLSIPGVQGEVVRSQKVTVKGLNRHGEEIIISAEGLLARAFQHEIDHLNGILFVEKADNIIRKGR; encoded by the coding sequence GTGGCGGTTTACAAAGTGGTGGAAATTGGTGATCCTGTTTTAAAAGAAATAGCCAAACCAATAAAAGAGATTACTCCAAATGTAATAAAGCTTTTAGAAAATATGGCAGATACGATGTATGCTTACGATGGGGTTGGCCTTGCGGCACCGCAAATTGGGGTTAGTAAAAGAGCAATAGTGGTAGATGTGGGCGAAGGTTTAATAGAGTTAATTAATCCTGAGATTGTGGCTTTTTCTGGCGAAGAAAAGGATGTGGAAGGTTGCCTTAGTATTCCGGGGGTACAGGGAGAAGTAGTGCGTTCCCAGAAAGTTACAGTTAAGGGTTTAAACCGGCACGGTGAGGAAATTATTATTTCGGCCGAAGGTTTATTAGCGCGGGCGTTTCAACACGAAATTGATCATTTAAATGGCATTTTATTTGTCGAAAAAGCGGATAATATTATAAGGAAGGGACGTTAA